A genomic region of Friedmanniella luteola contains the following coding sequences:
- a CDS encoding DNA topoisomerase IB, protein MTVPRLRTVSPRDPGWTRRRAGKGFIYLDNDGQRLTAEDAERCKLLVIPPAWQQVWICPVPNGHIQAVGTDDAGRRQYLYHEEWRRKRDQSKHDRVLEVAAKLPIARRRVAKHLRLPGMPYERALGTAFRLLDLGFFRIGGEAYAEANQSYGLATIQKEHVSLEGRSVVFDYIAKSGKERYITLGDELVRASVSVLLEREGGGPELLAYQTEDGEWKDVGSTDINSYVKQVVGGEVSAKDFRTWHGTVIAAVALARANGTATTASARKRAVSAAMKEVSLYLGNTPTVARASYVDPRLVDLFNDGATITPSLVGKNADLSDGATHGKVEKAVLALLETPKSEIRKLRRAAAA, encoded by the coding sequence ATGACCGTGCCACGGTTGAGAACTGTCTCCCCCCGCGACCCCGGGTGGACCCGGCGTCGGGCCGGGAAGGGCTTCATCTACCTCGACAACGACGGTCAGCGGCTGACCGCGGAGGACGCCGAGCGCTGCAAGCTGCTCGTGATCCCCCCGGCCTGGCAGCAGGTGTGGATCTGCCCCGTCCCGAACGGGCACATCCAGGCCGTGGGGACCGACGACGCGGGCCGGCGGCAGTACCTCTACCACGAGGAGTGGCGCCGCAAGCGCGACCAGTCCAAGCACGACCGCGTGCTGGAGGTGGCCGCCAAGCTGCCCATCGCCCGACGACGGGTGGCCAAGCACCTGCGGCTGCCGGGGATGCCCTACGAGCGCGCCCTCGGGACGGCGTTCCGCCTCCTCGACCTCGGCTTCTTCCGGATCGGCGGCGAGGCCTACGCCGAGGCGAACCAGAGCTACGGCCTCGCGACCATCCAGAAGGAGCACGTCTCCCTCGAGGGCCGCTCGGTCGTCTTCGACTACATCGCCAAGTCCGGCAAGGAGCGCTACATCACCCTGGGGGACGAGCTGGTGCGCGCCTCCGTCTCGGTGCTGCTCGAGCGGGAGGGCGGCGGACCCGAGCTGCTCGCCTACCAGACCGAGGACGGGGAGTGGAAGGACGTCGGCTCGACCGACATCAACAGCTACGTCAAGCAGGTGGTGGGTGGCGAGGTGTCGGCGAAGGACTTCCGGACCTGGCACGGCACGGTGATCGCCGCCGTCGCCCTGGCCCGGGCCAACGGCACCGCGACGACGGCCAGCGCGCGCAAGCGCGCGGTGTCCGCGGCCATGAAGGAGGTGTCGCTCTACCTCGGCAACACCCCGACGGTGGCCCGCGCCTCCTACGTCGACCCCCGCCTGGTGGACCTCTTCAACGACGGCGCGACGATCACCCCCTCGCTGGTCGGCAAGAACGCCGACCTCTCCGACGGCGCCACCCACGGCAAGGTCGAGAAGGCCGTCCTGGCGCTGCTCGAGACCCCGAAGAGCGAGATCAGGAAGCTCCGGAGGGCTGCCGCCGCCTGA
- a CDS encoding TIGR03557 family F420-dependent LLM class oxidoreductase, translating into MTRFGYTLMTEQSGPKALVQYATAAEQVGFDFEVSSDHYSPWLVSQGHAPYAWTVLGAVAQATSRVELMTYVTSPIQRYHPAVVAQKAATLQLLSDGRFTLGLGSGENLNEHVTGEGWPPVDQRQDMLVEAATIIRELHTGELTTWEGNYFRVDSARIWDVPEGGVPIGIAVSGPKSIEHFSPLAEHLITTEPDAELLQAWDRAKGDTSSRKIGQIPICWGTDRDAAVAKAHDQFRWFAGGWAVNADLPTPAGFAGASQFVRPEDVAEQIPCGPDLDAVVEAVKPFWEAGFTDIALVQVGDEGQSAFLEQAAGPLLEKLRAASA; encoded by the coding sequence ATGACGCGGTTCGGCTACACGCTGATGACGGAGCAGAGCGGCCCGAAGGCCCTGGTGCAGTACGCCACCGCGGCCGAGCAGGTCGGCTTCGACTTCGAGGTGTCCAGCGACCACTACTCGCCGTGGCTGGTGTCGCAGGGTCACGCGCCCTACGCCTGGACCGTGCTGGGTGCCGTGGCGCAGGCCACCTCGCGGGTCGAGCTGATGACCTACGTGACCTCGCCGATCCAGCGCTACCACCCGGCGGTGGTGGCGCAGAAGGCGGCGACGCTGCAGCTGCTCTCCGACGGCCGCTTCACGCTCGGCCTGGGCTCGGGGGAGAACCTCAACGAGCACGTGACGGGCGAGGGCTGGCCACCGGTCGACCAGCGCCAGGACATGCTGGTGGAGGCCGCCACGATCATCCGCGAGCTGCACACCGGCGAGCTGACGACGTGGGAGGGCAACTACTTCCGGGTCGACTCCGCCCGCATCTGGGACGTCCCGGAGGGCGGCGTGCCGATCGGCATCGCCGTGTCCGGTCCGAAGTCGATCGAGCACTTCAGCCCGCTGGCCGAGCACCTCATCACCACCGAGCCCGACGCCGAGCTGCTGCAGGCCTGGGACCGGGCCAAGGGGGACACGTCGTCCCGCAAGATCGGCCAGATCCCGATCTGCTGGGGCACCGACCGCGATGCGGCGGTGGCCAAGGCGCACGACCAGTTCCGCTGGTTCGCGGGCGGCTGGGCGGTCAACGCCGACCTGCCGACGCCGGCCGGCTTCGCCGGGGCCAGCCAGTTCGTCCGACCCGAGGACGTCGCCGAGCAGATCCCCTGCGGGCCCGACCTCGACGCGGTCGTCGAGGCGGTCAAGCCCTTCTGGGAGGCCGGCTTCACCGACATCGCGCTGGTGCAGGTGGGCGACGAGGGTCAGAGCGCGTTCCTCGAGCAGGCCGCCGGCCCGCTGCTGGAGAAGCTCCGGGCCGCCTCGGCCTGA
- a CDS encoding pyridoxamine 5'-phosphate oxidase family protein has protein sequence MSADAYPPTDRTTPSRLRERVGYDRAAVHAVLDEATVCHVGFVVDGRPVVLPQLHVRVGDDLYLHGSTGARALRTAAEGGLEVCVTVTLIDGLVLARSAFNHSVNYRSVVAQGRAELVRDEQDKAAVLAALVESVVPGRSSGSRPADRRELAATALLRLPLREVSLKTRSGPPSDDPEDLDLPHWTGVLPLSVRRGEPVAAPGLAEAPVPEHVRAWAAQD, from the coding sequence ATGAGTGCCGACGCCTACCCCCCGACCGACCGGACGACGCCCAGCCGTCTGCGCGAGCGCGTCGGCTACGACCGGGCGGCGGTGCACGCCGTGCTGGACGAGGCCACCGTCTGCCACGTGGGGTTCGTCGTCGACGGTCGGCCGGTGGTGCTCCCGCAGCTGCACGTGCGGGTCGGCGACGACCTCTACCTGCACGGCTCGACGGGGGCGCGGGCGCTGCGGACCGCGGCCGAGGGCGGGCTCGAGGTGTGCGTGACCGTCACCCTGATCGACGGCCTGGTCCTGGCCCGCTCGGCGTTCAACCACTCGGTCAACTACCGCTCCGTCGTCGCCCAGGGGCGGGCGGAGCTGGTCCGCGACGAGCAGGACAAGGCGGCCGTCCTCGCGGCGCTGGTCGAGTCGGTGGTGCCGGGCCGTTCGTCCGGCTCGCGGCCCGCGGACCGTCGCGAGCTCGCGGCCACGGCGCTGCTGCGGCTGCCCCTGCGCGAGGTGTCGCTCAAGACGCGGAGCGGGCCGCCGTCGGACGACCCCGAGGACCTGGACCTGCCGCACTGGACCGGCGTGCTGCCGCTGTCCGTCCGGCGCGGCGAGCCGGTCGCCGCTCCCGGCCTGGCGGAGGCACCCGTCCCCGAGCACGTCCGGGCCTGGGCGGCCCAGGACTGA
- a CDS encoding glycosyltransferase, with protein MTAVPVLGPAVSFDHLLRLTDDGGLFEHAELTTPRPEHGYCVDDLARGLVVLAREPSPAAPLRRLGGDYLRLVVDAQAHDGRFHNRRSLEGRWTDAPTLDDCWGRALWGLGSVAARWGDEAQAGVALRHFERGARHRSPHLRADVFAALGAAEVLTVRPGHRAARRLLTATADRLLARPTEPGWPWPEPRLRYANGSLPEVLVAAGHLLGDARLLEAGLRMLTWLLDVETSGDQLSLTPVGGWARGEPRPGYDQQPIEVAALADACARALDVTGDPRWAVGLERCRRWFHGANDTGVMLLDVISGGGYDGLERHGRNENQGAESTLALISTLQRSAAVTAART; from the coding sequence GTGACCGCCGTCCCCGTCCTCGGTCCGGCGGTGTCCTTCGACCACCTGCTCCGCCTGACCGACGACGGCGGCCTGTTCGAGCACGCGGAGCTGACCACGCCCCGTCCGGAGCACGGCTACTGCGTCGACGACCTCGCCCGCGGACTCGTGGTGCTGGCACGGGAGCCGTCGCCCGCCGCCCCGCTCCGGCGGCTGGGCGGGGACTACCTGCGGCTGGTCGTCGACGCGCAGGCCCACGACGGCCGTTTCCACAACCGCCGGAGCCTGGAGGGCCGCTGGACCGACGCCCCGACCCTCGACGACTGCTGGGGACGGGCGCTGTGGGGGCTGGGCAGCGTGGCCGCCCGCTGGGGCGACGAGGCGCAGGCCGGGGTGGCGCTGCGCCACTTCGAGCGCGGCGCCCGGCACCGTTCCCCCCACCTGCGGGCGGACGTCTTCGCGGCGCTGGGCGCGGCCGAGGTGCTCACGGTCCGGCCCGGCCACCGCGCGGCGCGACGGCTGCTGACCGCGACGGCGGACCGCCTGCTGGCCCGACCCACCGAGCCCGGCTGGCCGTGGCCCGAGCCCCGGCTGCGGTACGCCAACGGCAGCCTCCCCGAGGTGCTGGTCGCGGCGGGGCACCTGCTGGGCGACGCCCGGCTGCTGGAGGCGGGCCTGCGGATGCTGACCTGGCTGCTGGACGTCGAGACCTCGGGCGACCAGCTCTCCCTCACCCCGGTCGGGGGCTGGGCGCGCGGCGAGCCCCGGCCGGGCTACGACCAGCAGCCGATCGAGGTCGCCGCGCTTGCCGACGCCTGTGCCCGCGCCCTCGACGTGACCGGGGACCCGCGGTGGGCCGTCGGGCTGGAGCGTTGCCGGCGGTGGTTCCACGGCGCCAACGACACGGGTGTCATGCTGCTGGACGTGATCAGCGGTGGTGGGTACGACGGGCTCGAACGGCACGGGCGCAACGAGAACCAGGGTGCGGAGTCGACGCTCGCGCTGATCTCCACCCTGCAGCGCAGTGCCGCGGTGACGGCCGCGCGGACGTGA
- a CDS encoding DUF3072 domain-containing protein has translation MSEFQSETTQAAQEEGTIGAKAETENPALEKDPSDWVSGDDPMTPSQKSYLDTLAKQAGEELPANLNKAEASEHIDRLKTAQSGQS, from the coding sequence ATGAGCGAATTCCAGTCAGAGACCACCCAGGCCGCGCAGGAAGAGGGCACCATCGGCGCCAAGGCCGAGACCGAGAACCCGGCCCTGGAGAAGGACCCCAGCGACTGGGTCAGCGGCGACGACCCCATGACCCCGTCCCAGAAGAGCTACCTCGACACCCTGGCCAAGCAGGCCGGGGAGGAGCTCCCCGCCAACCTGAACAAGGCCGAGGCCTCCGAGCACATCGACCGGCTGAAGACGGCCCAGTCCGGCCAGTCCTGA
- a CDS encoding ABC transporter permease has protein sequence MRRAWRELRTHPDRTVSVGLAVVVSVAFVVACLVFVATETRGVGQRLSAPSSTSDVLVDLGGDPAPVAAAAAALPGVAAVSTSARTYAAFSTAAGPGPIELQTLPDRPEFRWSELGTGRWPTTADQVVLSPGTARSYAVGPGDVLTLEPLGDRPARRLVVTGLLDEGRALFADLGDSGVVAPAFAAATAPGDRSGTVLVRVQPGTEPGAVAAALQPVVGEAGTVQTSAEAGAAALHEATGVADLFGYLVLVFGSIAVLVGSMTVLNTLVIILTQRRREIGLLRAVGASTRQVRRMLLAEALLTGLLGSAAGVVLGTGVAALVATVTGGIGAGLAVPPLAVGLGFVGGVVVTVLASLVPVGRASRVAPLEALRPVAPEADRHRHGRLRVVAGGLGTLLGVAVIVVALTADAHNVVLAVAGAAITAVGVLALAVVVVPALLRGVGLLARRGGPTARLAAANLVRNPGRSAATCTALMLAVGLIVTLQVGSATVGATLDDALDAKFPVDLVVVNPDGPLSTTVTTAVAGVPGVTATVPVRSVRAGLPGAGDDGVAELTVSAPGAGVERVVPTGLDQLTGRNALVDDFTLEMLGARSGDPLELSYQGRRGTFVLRSSEIPRSGGVAVTDAALAALAPTAPTSELWAAAADRDEARAVVAAVRQATVSQPGLRVDGSLTEAAEVVRVLDRLLAVATGLLAVAVLIALIGVGTTLGLSVLERTRESALLRALGLQRRQLRGMLTVEAVLLALVGAAVGVVVGIAFGGVGAVALAEETDMGRLHLAVPVLQTLGVVAVVALAGALASVLPARRAAMATPTEALADR, from the coding sequence GTGCGGCGCGCGTGGCGCGAGCTCCGCACCCACCCGGACCGGACGGTCTCGGTCGGCCTGGCCGTGGTGGTCAGCGTCGCCTTCGTCGTCGCCTGCCTGGTCTTCGTGGCCACCGAGACCCGCGGCGTCGGCCAACGGCTGAGCGCCCCGTCCTCCACCAGCGACGTGCTGGTCGACCTGGGCGGGGACCCCGCCCCGGTCGCCGCCGCGGCCGCGGCCCTGCCCGGCGTCGCCGCCGTCTCCACCTCCGCCCGCACCTACGCCGCCTTCAGCACCGCCGCCGGGCCCGGGCCGATCGAGCTGCAGACCCTGCCCGACCGGCCGGAGTTCCGCTGGTCGGAGCTGGGCACCGGCCGCTGGCCGACCACCGCCGACCAGGTGGTGCTCAGCCCCGGGACCGCGCGGTCCTACGCGGTGGGCCCCGGGGACGTGCTGACCCTGGAGCCCCTGGGCGACCGTCCGGCCCGGCGGCTGGTGGTGACCGGGCTGCTGGACGAGGGCCGCGCGCTGTTCGCGGACCTCGGCGACTCCGGCGTCGTGGCCCCGGCCTTCGCCGCCGCCACCGCCCCCGGGGACCGCTCCGGGACGGTCCTGGTCCGGGTGCAGCCCGGGACCGAGCCCGGCGCGGTGGCCGCCGCCCTGCAGCCCGTCGTCGGCGAGGCGGGCACCGTCCAGACCTCGGCGGAGGCCGGCGCCGCCGCCCTCCACGAGGCCACCGGGGTCGCCGACCTGTTCGGCTACCTGGTGCTCGTCTTCGGCTCGATCGCGGTGCTCGTCGGCTCGATGACCGTCCTCAACACGCTGGTGATCATCCTGACCCAGCGGCGCCGGGAGATCGGCCTGCTGCGGGCCGTCGGCGCCTCCACCCGCCAGGTCCGGCGGATGCTGCTCGCCGAGGCGCTGCTCACCGGCCTGCTCGGGTCCGCCGCGGGCGTCGTGCTCGGCACCGGCGTGGCGGCGCTGGTCGCGACGGTGACCGGCGGGATCGGCGCCGGCCTGGCCGTGCCGCCGCTGGCGGTCGGGCTGGGCTTCGTCGGCGGGGTCGTGGTCACCGTGCTGGCGTCGCTGGTCCCGGTCGGCCGGGCCAGCCGGGTCGCCCCGCTCGAGGCGCTGCGGCCGGTCGCGCCCGAGGCGGACCGCCACCGCCACGGCCGGCTGCGGGTCGTCGCCGGCGGGCTCGGCACGCTGCTCGGGGTGGCGGTGATCGTCGTGGCGCTCACCGCCGATGCGCACAACGTCGTGCTGGCCGTGGCCGGCGCGGCCATCACGGCGGTCGGCGTCCTGGCCCTCGCCGTGGTGGTGGTCCCCGCGCTGCTGCGCGGGGTCGGCCTGCTCGCCCGCCGCGGCGGTCCCACCGCCCGGCTGGCGGCGGCCAACCTGGTCCGCAACCCGGGCCGGTCGGCGGCGACCTGCACCGCGCTGATGCTGGCCGTGGGGTTGATCGTCACCCTCCAGGTGGGCTCCGCCACGGTCGGCGCGACGCTCGACGACGCCCTGGACGCGAAGTTCCCGGTCGACCTGGTGGTCGTCAACCCCGACGGCCCGCTCTCGACCACGGTGACGACGGCGGTCGCCGGCGTCCCGGGTGTCACGGCGACGGTGCCCGTGCGCAGCGTCCGGGCCGGCCTCCCGGGAGCCGGTGACGACGGCGTGGCCGAGCTCACCGTCTCGGCGCCGGGGGCCGGCGTGGAGCGGGTCGTCCCGACCGGGCTGGACCAGCTCACCGGACGCAACGCCCTGGTGGACGACTTCACCCTGGAGATGCTCGGCGCCCGGTCGGGGGACCCGCTGGAGCTGTCGTACCAGGGACGGCGGGGCACCTTCGTGCTCCGGTCGAGCGAGATCCCGCGCTCGGGCGGGGTGGCGGTGACCGACGCCGCGCTGGCCGCGCTGGCCCCGACCGCCCCCACCTCGGAGCTGTGGGCGGCCGCCGCGGACCGCGACGAGGCCCGGGCCGTCGTCGCGGCGGTCCGGCAGGCGACCGTGAGCCAGCCCGGGCTGCGGGTCGACGGCTCGCTGACCGAGGCCGCCGAGGTCGTCCGGGTGCTCGACAGGCTGCTGGCGGTGGCCACGGGCCTGCTCGCCGTCGCTGTGCTGATCGCCCTGATCGGCGTGGGCACCACCTTGGGCCTGTCGGTGCTGGAGCGGACGCGCGAGTCCGCCCTGCTGCGGGCGCTGGGCCTGCAGCGGCGCCAGCTGCGGGGGATGCTGACCGTGGAGGCGGTGCTGCTCGCCCTGGTGGGGGCGGCCGTCGGCGTCGTGGTCGGGATCGCCTTCGGCGGGGTGGGTGCCGTAGCGCTGGCGGAGGAGACCGACATGGGGAGGCTGCACCTGGCCGTGCCCGTGCTCCAGACGCTCGGCGTGGTGGCGGTCGTCGCGCTCGCCGGGGCGCTCGCCTCCGTGCTGCCGGCCCGCCGCGCGGCGATGGCCACCCCGACGGAGGCGCTGGCCGACCGGTGA
- a CDS encoding ice-binding family protein, translated as MVTTALIGLLVGLVVLATALGSVRAYAAADGAVLLGTTESYSVLGATTVTSTGETELSDDLGVSPGLAIVGFPPGRVGGATNAGNAAAAQAQSDLTIAYDDAAGRDPTGTLSGSLDRSAPFVAGVYQASSSALLTGTLTLDGQDDPNSVFIFQIGSALTTATNSTIALVNGAQSCNVFFQVGSSADLGVDSEFVGTILALTSITVKSGATVDGRALARNGAVTLDDNVFTSSACLEPSASPSPDDEPSASDGPSPSGGPGPSDGPSASDGPSASDGPSPSDGPSASDGPSPSASSALPTTVQTEFETEGPSAEATATSIERESQEGSATDTATAVSGSGRSGGDGGALAQTGSSGLTTALGLGGGVLVLAAAGVLVVARRRAQAGRHE; from the coding sequence GTGGTCACCACCGCCCTGATCGGCCTGCTGGTCGGCCTGGTGGTCCTGGCCACGGCGCTGGGCTCGGTCCGCGCCTACGCCGCGGCCGACGGCGCCGTGCTGCTGGGCACCACCGAGAGCTACTCCGTCCTGGGTGCGACGACCGTGACCAGCACCGGGGAGACCGAGCTCTCGGACGACCTCGGGGTGAGCCCGGGCCTGGCGATCGTCGGCTTCCCGCCCGGACGCGTCGGAGGGGCGACCAACGCGGGCAATGCCGCCGCCGCTCAGGCGCAGTCCGATCTGACGATCGCCTACGACGACGCCGCCGGCCGGGACCCCACGGGGACGCTCTCCGGCTCGCTCGACCGTTCAGCCCCCTTCGTCGCCGGGGTCTACCAGGCCTCGTCGTCCGCACTGCTGACCGGCACGCTGACCCTGGACGGGCAGGACGACCCGAACTCCGTCTTCATCTTCCAGATCGGTTCCGCCCTCACCACGGCGACCAACAGCACGATCGCCCTGGTCAACGGCGCGCAGTCCTGCAACGTGTTCTTCCAGGTCGGCAGCTCCGCCGACCTCGGCGTGGACAGCGAGTTCGTCGGGACCATCCTCGCCCTCACGTCCATCACGGTGAAGTCGGGCGCCACCGTCGACGGCCGGGCCCTGGCTCGCAACGGTGCCGTCACCCTCGACGACAACGTATTCACCTCGTCGGCCTGCCTGGAGCCCAGCGCCAGCCCGAGCCCCGACGACGAGCCCAGCGCGAGCGACGGCCCGAGCCCGAGCGGTGGCCCCGGCCCGAGCGACGGTCCCAGTGCGAGCGACGGTCCCAGCGCGAGCGACGGCCCGAGCCCGAGCGACGGTCCCAGCGCGAGCGACGGCCCGAGTCCCAGCGCGTCCAGCGCGCTGCCGACGACGGTGCAGACCGAGTTCGAGACCGAGGGACCGAGCGCTGAGGCGACCGCGACCTCCATCGAGCGGGAGAGCCAGGAGGGGTCGGCCACCGACACCGCCACGGCCGTGAGCGGCTCCGGCCGCTCCGGTGGCGACGGAGGCGCACTGGCCCAGACGGGCAGCAGCGGCCTGACCACCGCGCTCGGCCTCGGCGGCGGCGTCCTCGTGCTGGCCGCCGCGGGCGTCCTCGTCGTGGCCCGGCGGCGGGCTCAGGCCGGTCGGCACGAGTAG
- a CDS encoding glycosyltransferase yields the protein MTISYGVLSTYPPTQCGLATFSRALVTALESPQDLVGVVRVADAAELPGRRGARSSTGQPADGTWVRGEARGPRRAAAALNAFDVAVLQHEYGIFPGPDGEDVLDVVRRLRVPLVTVLHTVLVTPSPNQRRILETLVSASSAVVTMTQTGHDRLLEHYAVDGSKVTVIPHGADVPPPQLHRRPRAAGRPATVLTWGLLGEGKGIEWAVDAMGLLGDLDPRPEYHVVGQTHPKVRAEHGEVYRERLIARAAAGGSGAVHFDDRYLSTAELHRIVQAADIVLLPYDSREQVTSGVLIEAVAAGKPVVSTAFPHAVELLSSGAGLLVDRQDPAGIAAALRRVLTEPGLGTAMAAEAERIAPGLLWPAVADRYRAVAAAVVPRRSVLATA from the coding sequence ATGACCATCTCCTACGGGGTGCTGAGCACCTACCCGCCCACGCAGTGCGGGCTGGCGACCTTCAGCCGCGCGCTCGTCACGGCTCTGGAGTCGCCGCAGGACCTGGTGGGCGTGGTCCGGGTGGCCGATGCGGCGGAGCTGCCCGGCCGGCGCGGCGCACGCAGCAGCACCGGCCAGCCCGCCGACGGCACCTGGGTGCGGGGCGAGGCGCGCGGACCCCGCCGCGCCGCCGCCGCGCTCAACGCCTTCGACGTCGCCGTGCTCCAGCACGAGTACGGCATCTTCCCGGGTCCCGACGGGGAGGACGTCCTCGACGTGGTCCGCCGGCTCCGCGTCCCCCTCGTCACCGTCCTGCACACCGTCCTGGTGACGCCGTCGCCCAACCAGCGGCGCATCCTCGAGACCCTCGTGAGCGCCTCCAGCGCGGTGGTGACCATGACGCAGACCGGCCACGACCGGCTGCTGGAGCACTACGCCGTCGACGGCAGCAAGGTCACGGTCATCCCGCACGGCGCCGACGTCCCGCCGCCGCAGCTGCACCGCCGGCCCCGCGCGGCCGGCCGGCCGGCGACGGTGCTGACCTGGGGACTCCTGGGTGAGGGCAAGGGCATCGAGTGGGCGGTCGACGCGATGGGGCTGCTCGGTGACCTCGACCCGCGGCCGGAGTACCACGTCGTCGGTCAGACCCATCCCAAGGTGCGGGCCGAGCACGGGGAGGTCTACCGCGAGCGGCTGATCGCCCGCGCCGCCGCCGGCGGCAGCGGTGCCGTGCACTTCGACGACCGCTACCTGAGCACCGCCGAGCTGCACCGGATCGTCCAGGCCGCCGACATCGTGCTGCTGCCCTACGACTCCCGCGAGCAGGTCACCTCCGGGGTGCTGATCGAGGCCGTCGCGGCCGGCAAGCCCGTCGTCTCGACCGCCTTCCCGCACGCCGTGGAGCTGCTGTCGAGCGGCGCCGGTCTGCTGGTGGACCGGCAGGACCCGGCGGGGATCGCCGCCGCCCTGCGCCGGGTGCTCACCGAGCCCGGGTTGGGCACCGCCATGGCGGCGGAGGCGGAGCGGATCGCACCCGGCCTGCTGTGGCCCGCCGTCGCCGACCGGTACCGCGCCGTCGCCGCGGCCGTGGTGCCCCGCCGGTCGGTCCTGGCCACCGCGTGA
- a CDS encoding matrixin family metalloprotease, producing MRTSLVALASFLTVLASSLLTTPGAEAAITSVYWPEDVVYVQDLTAGLRTADGSPVWPVKAAAERWDDANPVDFRYTTKACPTGAQCVVVRQAELAAPVVGSGATGRSGPDIVSAAVVLDTTFGRTNGPTRRRNVVCHELGHTLGLQHSPGSCMTSHVTDERYPSKADIKNLVALYGHR from the coding sequence GTGCGCACCTCCCTCGTCGCCCTCGCCTCCTTCCTCACGGTGCTGGCGTCGTCGCTCCTCACGACCCCGGGCGCGGAGGCGGCGATCACCTCCGTCTACTGGCCGGAGGACGTGGTCTACGTGCAGGACCTGACCGCCGGGCTGAGGACGGCGGACGGTTCTCCGGTCTGGCCGGTCAAGGCCGCGGCCGAGCGCTGGGACGACGCCAACCCCGTGGACTTCCGCTACACCACCAAGGCCTGCCCGACGGGTGCGCAGTGCGTGGTGGTGCGGCAGGCCGAGCTCGCCGCCCCGGTCGTCGGCTCGGGCGCCACCGGCCGGTCGGGTCCCGACATCGTCTCGGCCGCGGTGGTCCTGGACACGACCTTCGGCCGGACGAACGGCCCGACGCGGCGGCGGAACGTGGTGTGCCACGAGCTCGGCCACACGCTCGGTCTGCAGCACAGCCCGGGCTCCTGCATGACCTCGCACGTGACCGACGAGCGCTACCCGAGCAAGGCCGACATCAAGAACCTGGTCGCCCTGTACGGCCACCGCTGA
- a CDS encoding glycoside hydrolase family 130 protein, with the protein MSAGLLVRSPLVLRPDPARVIARPFLPGEELLADGRARVDAVVDRVQAMADADVTATLVATRAAFGDRHDDLDGVFAAHFAAVADRAGTGVLPPERAALIGAYFTQEYALEAAALFNPSMVVHPDQAGLAPGELRFLMTVRSVGEGHVSSIQFRSGVLGSGPADLRVDDPGRPRTPAHRSATLSRDVLLAAVADRTGNPVDELARVLPPHVDGDNLEQVLEAVRRDYLDRVRGAVVAEQVRWVFRCDYGLDVDPGVPATDTALFPVAPDELRGVEDARLTRLVEDDGSVAFHATYTAYDGTAIASHLVSTTDFRRLDVRQLLGPASRSKGMALFPRRLDGDYAALVRWDRESIGVARSRDLRWWDPAVIVQQPAEPWELIQLGNCGPPIETEAGWLVLNHGVGPVRRYGIGATLLDRDDPTVLRGVLAEPLLLPDEDERVGYVPNVVYSCGALVHGDRLVLPYGCSDSSIRFAFVDLPALLARLTA; encoded by the coding sequence GTGAGCGCGGGCCTGCTGGTCCGCAGCCCGCTCGTCCTCCGGCCCGACCCGGCCCGCGTCATCGCCCGCCCGTTCCTCCCGGGCGAGGAGCTGCTCGCGGACGGCCGGGCCCGCGTCGACGCCGTGGTCGACCGCGTCCAGGCCATGGCGGACGCCGACGTGACCGCCACCCTGGTCGCCACCCGCGCCGCCTTCGGCGACCGGCACGACGACCTGGACGGCGTCTTCGCCGCGCACTTCGCCGCCGTCGCCGACCGGGCCGGGACCGGCGTGCTGCCACCCGAGCGGGCCGCGCTCATCGGCGCCTACTTCACGCAGGAGTACGCCCTCGAGGCAGCGGCGCTGTTCAACCCGTCGATGGTGGTCCACCCGGACCAGGCCGGCCTGGCCCCCGGCGAGCTGCGCTTCCTGATGACGGTGCGCTCCGTCGGCGAGGGGCACGTCTCCAGCATCCAGTTCCGCTCGGGCGTGCTCGGGAGCGGTCCGGCCGACCTCCGGGTGGACGACCCGGGCCGGCCCCGGACGCCGGCGCACCGGTCGGCGACCCTGAGCCGTGACGTGCTGCTGGCCGCGGTGGCGGACCGCACCGGGAACCCGGTGGACGAGCTGGCGCGGGTGCTGCCCCCGCACGTCGACGGGGACAACCTCGAGCAGGTGCTCGAAGCCGTCCGCCGGGACTACCTCGACCGCGTCCGGGGTGCGGTGGTGGCGGAGCAGGTCCGGTGGGTCTTCCGCTGCGACTACGGCCTGGACGTCGACCCGGGTGTCCCGGCGACCGACACGGCGCTGTTCCCCGTGGCGCCCGACGAGCTCCGCGGGGTCGAGGACGCGCGGCTCACCCGGCTGGTGGAGGACGACGGGAGCGTCGCCTTCCACGCCACCTACACCGCCTACGACGGCACGGCCATCGCGTCCCACCTGGTCAGCACCACCGACTTCCGCCGGCTGGACGTCCGTCAGCTGCTCGGCCCGGCGTCCAGGAGCAAGGGCATGGCGCTGTTCCCGCGCCGGCTGGACGGCGACTACGCCGCCCTGGTCCGGTGGGACCGCGAGAGCATCGGCGTCGCCCGGTCGCGCGACCTGCGCTGGTGGGACCCGGCCGTCATCGTGCAGCAGCCCGCGGAGCCGTGGGAGCTCATCCAGCTGGGCAACTGCGGACCGCCGATCGAGACCGAGGCCGGCTGGCTGGTCCTGAACCACGGGGTGGGGCCCGTCCGCCGCTACGGGATCGGCGCCACGCTGCTGGACCGCGACGACCCGACCGTCCTCCGGGGCGTGCTGGCGGAGCCGCTCCTGCTGCCGGACGAGGACGAGCGGGTGGGCTACGTGCCCAACGTCGTCTACTCCTGCGGGGCGCTGGTGCACGGCGACCGGCTGGTCCTGCCGTACGGCTGCAGCGACTCCTCGATCCGCTTCGCCTTCGTCGACCTGCCCGCGCTGCTGGCCCGGCTGACGGCCTGA